The Porites lutea chromosome 7, jaPorLute2.1, whole genome shotgun sequence genome includes the window tatttccagGATGCCGACCAAATACGTCATTAAAATACATGATATGCCCTAAAAAAGAACTTTTATAAATGACGCCAAGAACGAATATTGGAAAACAATCAATCCAATCCATAGCTATGGACCTCTGCAAAAGATCTTCCCCTTCATTTGAAAGACCTCACAAATTACGCCTTCCCACTCTTACTAAAACAACATCTACTGATTAGACAATTTGAAAGTTGatcatattttgttcttttccaTCTCCACATGGTGTATCTCCACATATTATGTGtgttatttacttacttattttgttttggtttgttgaGTTTTTTGCTACTATTCTACCTGTCACCACCGTGTAAAAAATATCGTTTTATAGCTATATGCGCAAGCATGAAAATGTATGTTCATTTAGCTCTTAGACATCTGCATAATTTTATGAAACAATTccttcttttcgttttttcatTCATTAGCTACCAAAACATGTAAAATTCCCTATACagatgtaataataataaaggaacttcttgttgttgttgttgaaccaAGCCAGCCTGGGAGGGTATGCCAGCTGGCCTGGGCTAACCGGGAGGGCTAACCTCATATAAATAAACAGGTCCTGGTAATGTTGTGTTTTCATTTATAATactaaaattatttattattaccaAAGCCATCTGTGCTTTGACATTTCCACCAAGTGCAGCAAACATATAATACACCAGAGCTTTTGCTTGACTTGAATTCACACCAATACCAGTGGCATAAAGAAATCCTAAAGTCTAGGACCAAATAGCATATTAGGTATTAGTGATGATGAAGAGATCTTCAGTAAAATAATTTTCCTGTCACTATATACTCACAGCAGTCATTGGTAGCAGGCAGCCGGCTTTTTTAGCTGGCTACCTGCAATGAAATCAGCTGGCTACTCCAAGTTTgaaaataagtcaaatttaataattattattaaaggaGGATTTGTGGGATAAATGACCAGCTACATTTCCTGAGAGACCAGCCACTTAAaaccttattgacagccctgatacTAGACTCTTTACTCGCCTAACTAACAATAATATAACTACTGTTACTGTACTACTGTTTAACTACCTGTTGTCCAACTGCAGATCCTTTTCCTGcaattttttccaacatttttacAGCTTTAGTAATGTTCCGAGGCAGATGATCTCCAAACTGTAAAATAAAGATACGATAAGAGAGAGCCTGAATAAACCTCTTGTCATAAGTGTTCCATTATTTTGATTTGCCAATTTTTAAACTATGACATCTTTACCTATATATTTGCAGTCATTTTAAACATTCGCAGGAGGTTTTTACCAAAAGATTCATTCACAGAGGCTTTCACCATAAACAGCTGCATCAATGTTCACATGAACAAAATGTATGTTTCTATTGCTAGAAACAATACACTTGAAATAAACATAATTTAATGTGCCACTGGAATACTGTACGTGTTCAGAACCGCTGAAATATGTGGCAGTTTGAGACAATAATTGTCTAGTAATCATTCAAGTTAAATCAAGACACAGTTGTGGCAATTCATGACAGAATACCCATCAGCGCAGGCAGCCGGTCTTTAAGTAGCCCCAACCTCTGAATTCCAATTTGATCTGGAATAGTAGACAAAGAACCAATTTGTGCTATTATTTTGTAAGATTTTGTCATATTATTATCTACTGAAAATAAATAAGCACATACCAGGTAGGCTAAAGCAACAAGTTCTTGAGCTTTGGTGTAATTGTGCAGAAATGCAGCTTCTTCCAGCAAACTGTAGGCtctgaaaaaaaacaaccacaaaaaaTATTTAGGAAATTTGTGATACAGCTATTTCTACCTATGAAATGTAAACTAGCTCTGCAACCCTTAAATTACAGTATATTGAGAAAATAAATAGGACTTGCCtgagacaaattttgaaatacacatatttataattttttttgatttGGAGAGTTTGAACAAGTGAAATGAGCTTGTTACTTCCTGCAGGCATGCACACCAATTTCTTTTAAGCAGCTTTACTCTTCAGTTGTTATGCAATAGCTTCTGATTCAAATTCTGCGGGCATGTGTAGTATAAGTGTATGTTGTAACAAACTTTTCATTTCACAATTTTATCTGAGGAGTGTCGCACATGCTGTACTTACTAGTAGTAAAATGCCAAGTTGCATCTTACGTTGATATCACCTAGACtacaattttttcttgtttattgttAGAACTCTCAGATAATTCGAATTATACATAACAAGTGCTGTATACATACTTTTTGTAGTTAGGTTTTGTTTGATTTAGAAAAGATGTGGCATCTTGATATAGCAACTGGCCAACTTCCTCTAAAAAGGACCAGAAAAATAAATCAGTGCATCTGAAGTAAACTTGAAAACAACTACGATTAACACATTGAACAATAATAATCATCTGGCTCCGCTGTGGAACAAGCCATTAAGTTCCTGTATTGATACAATATCATACCATTGTAGAACTccctttaataaagtttattaaGTGAGTTACCCAAGACAGCTCTGTCATTAAAGGCTGGCCAACTCATTCCTTCCAACTCATTTAAAAAACTCAAGTGTGtctgcatttcaaaagaaaattatacTTTTAATATCTACTGCCAGAACAACAAAACGAAATAAATTGTCGTCTTGCTGATGAAGCAACATACTTCATGTAAAAAAgttcttctttgtttgttttttccgttgtatttctttttattttacctGCTACCTAGAACCTAAATTGTTCAGGGAGCTAACAAGAAAACCAACTGGTTCATTTAGCTTCTTAGCTTGCACATTATTTTCATTAAACTTATTCATTAAACTTAATAAATCTTCTGCTGTAAATAAATCTACTAGATTGAAATATCAACTATGTACTTCAAAGCATAATTGACATGACAGGCACAAAAAGGCTAAAAGGGACAGAGAGGGGGAGAAAAGTGATTCCCCTCTCTATTTTCTCCTTCCTCACCCTCCCCTTTTAATGCCTACCACACTGCCAAAAGGTTGGCAGCCAAAGATTTTTTCATACACTGTATTAGAAAATAGTATGCTGGCTGTATTGACAAGACcaacttggaaagtttaaaTACCCACTACTCTTTTCATTTCCCCACATACTTAAAAATGACATCCCTCCAAGCAGACAAGTAGCAACAGAGAACTGATCAACCATTATAGAATAAAATCCAACCTTTCagttccttgttttctttcttgatttcttggttttcctcttcaaaagataaaacagaAATTCACAATTACATTTTTACTATAACATGCAATAACAGTGCATAATTAAGTAAGGAAAGTTCAGGAAAATACAAACTAGCTTGCGTGCGAGTTCTTCCATTAGTGGCagatatttttttgttagttaAGCCTTTAATGATTTATGACTGAGGCTtaactaacaaaaaaatatcCGCCACTAATGGAAGAAGAACTTGCACGCAAGCTAGTTGTACTTTAAAAGTAGTATCATCTGTATAATgttgcatgtacatgtacaaaccAAGCATTTACATGTACTTCATTTATTCTAAAGACCAGTGATGGGATGAGGGTCatgatgaaaacaaaacaaaagacacGTACAGTTAAAAAGTACACTAAATAAGCAGGCAGCTAGCGGTTTTGCCACATCCAGCAATCAGAAACATTTGCAGCCTACTTGACCCTTACATGTACTTTAAGAAAATGCACTTTTATTTGAGTGTCTGCTATGCTAGTCATCCTGCATACTTTCAGtgctcgcaaaaaaaaaaagaattccaaGTATGTCTTTGTCATGCttccaaaaacaacaacaacaaaatatcaAAAGTGCAATGACAAGCAACTAGAAAACAAGTTACAGTGTAACAGAACGCAAGGGGATTTGAACAGaaataaagtaacaaaaaaaaagaaataaaaccttTCAGCTGCTTAATCTCTTCTTGTAAGTCCTCCTTTATTTTACTGACATCTTCATCACTAAGTTCTTCAGCTTCATCTAAAGGCTTCTCACTCATTTTCCATGATTCAGTACTATCAGGGTCCTCATAAAAATCTTCTATTTCATCATCATCTACTTCATCGTCAAAGCCCTCATCATAAGAATCaatatcatcataatcatcactGTCCCATTCATCCATAGCATCACGTTCAGTAACCTTCTTTCGACTGCGtcctttctttgcttttgcttttgattttttatcaTACTGACCTGTTTTCACTTCCTCTCCTCTCTTTTCGTCTCCAGCCTGCATTTTACCACCATCTTcctgatattttttatttaaagtttCTGttggctgttgttgttgttgctcaTCAACGGACTTCTCTGCCATATCAGCTTCTTCAACTTTCTGATTGTCTTTATTACTAGAATCGTCATTACCTGGCTTTTTCTCGCCAGAATCACTATTTTCAGCTGTCTCTATGTAATCACTTTGCTTACTAGACTCCAAAATTTTACTGGATTTAGAAAcatcctctttctttttttcatcaaCAACATGTACAGATGAAAATTCAGCACCATCTACATCCTCAATATTTTGTACAGGGTCCCTTGGAGGAACTTCATGACTGTTTTCTCCTTCCATCCCTTTTCCTGTATCTTTAATATCTTTTTCATTTAAGTCCTTCTCTTGATTAGCCTCTTCAATAGCTGCTTTTGCCGCATGTTTTTCAGACTGCtcaacaatttgtttaacttctTCTACAAGCTCTTCTCTCCATGATTGCGGATTATCATCTGTCtctttgttcaatttttgttcAGTTGTTTGTTCATTGTGTTGCACTGCCTCCTTACCGTCCACCTCCTAAAAGTCAAGATTAAGTATCAGATTCTTTCTTTGTGAGATCAGCTAGTATTTCTTATAGATCGGCACTAGTAAATGTAACTGATGCAGCTGAAGTTGCAACTAAAGATTTAACTTTAATGACttacaaggctgtgctctaaggaaaattgaagggagcccagtccTCTGAatctgtaaaatctagggtgctcagcatatgatttgtatgaaaaatctgagattttctagtcgcccgagggcaaaagttaggtgccaggggccaccgggctttgctagagcacagccctgactTAAATTTATGAAAAGGCCCTGTTCACACTACGAAAACATTTTAGTTAccaatttttcgtttttgtaaCCTTGTTTGCAGCTAAGGCACCAAAAAGCTTTCGTGTAACCAAAAACGTCAAACCCAATAAAGGATGGCTGTCAAGGAACAAAGGATTTTGTCACCTGACAATAAATTCTAGGCCTTCAAATTTCTTGACGGCATCATTGAAGTTTGAAGacacttgagaaaattttggtaggtgaaaaaattgtttgcaCTAGAAATGGCTTCctgttgacagatttttttgcaaaacaaacaaactcttGCATAGTGTGAACTGAGCCTCAGTTATAATATTGACAGTTATTGGTATTGGTTAAGTTGTTATCCCTAAGTTCTGCATTAGGCAGTGCAATTGAGACTGCGAGCTGCAGAGGGGcctatcaaaaattaaaattgggTCCAGAGATGCTTTATTCTGCAAATAAAATGCTTCCCTCAAAGATCACttaattcacttaaaaagtcTGCCAACAGAATTTATCTTAGCCtgcaggggggtgggggggatttGCACCTTTCTGctggaaaaatgacaaatgcctGGTGGCAGGAGGGAGAGGGTATGTTTGGAAGGGACTAGGCCATTACCTGCATGTATAATAACTAGGTTGTTGTTTTATGCAACGAAAAACAAGCAAATGTTTGGAAGTAAATCGTGTGTAATTAGATAAGGCTGAAGGATTTTTACCTCTTGAGGAGAAGAGGGGACACTTTCACTTGGAGAATTTTCAACCTTTGGTGAATCCTCGCCTAAGGAAACAATCAACTTCTGAGTTACTTGCAATAAATAAGTACCATAAAGTGTACCCCTTGAAGATTTCATGATGCTACAACCATAAACATGCATGTCAACAAAGGCATACTTACAGAAGGCCGTCTCTGTACAAATTGTTATAAACAAACCACAGACTGTCAGACTACTCCATAAAAATCTTCGTGAGAGTTTGCGATTCATGATACTTCTTTCTACCGATTGGTGTgaataaatataattttaaacgacataaaacaattttaaaagcgTATCAGAATGTAACGTTAGCTAACTACAAGGCAAATACGTGTTTGGACCTCATTTCGTTCCTTCATACACAAACAGTGAACCAAGCGATGCCACGTAAGGTCGCTAACACGCATGTGCAAACTCTGGCTTTTCGTTTGGTTTTCGTGAAAGAAGCCGAGTGATCTCCGAATATAGTTATCCAATCAGAGATAATACGAAAATAGTACGAGGATTCGCTAACTATAGTGGAGTCATCGTCACGTGCTGTTCAGTGGTCATTCCCCTGGTAATCATATGACAATGGCGGCTCTTTCGGCGCTAGCCGGTGCAAGGTGAAATGGGGTAATGAAGCAAGAGTTCTCCAGCCAAgtcagaaaatgaaaagaggaTTATGTCAAACTATGTGGAAACTTGTTCAGAGGCAAACGTACACGTGTTTGTCCTCGCGTTATGGAATATGGCTGTGCATCGGTGGTCTTTTATTGACTTTGATTTCTGCTTTCCAGTTTGGAGAAGTTGTTCTCGAATGGAGCATGCAGAAATATGCGGTTACTTTTAACACGTATCACGACAATATCCTTGGGAATTCATACCAGAACAGACTGTGTCTTCCGATACCGATTGACATTGTTTACACGTGGGTAAACGGAAGCGATCCCAAGCTGCTAGCAGACTTAGAGAAACTCAAATTGGAAATAGAGCTAGAACAAAATAGAACAACTTTGAAAGAAATAGAGCGACTCAAAACCGAAACTAATGCCACCGAGAGTGAAATTGCAGATATGCTTTTAAAGAAGTCTctggagaaagagaaaaaagcgaAAGGAGACACGAAGAAGGACGGTGGAGCCATGGGGAATTCTCACTGTCCTTTTGAAAATTGTGTGTCAGCTTTTTGCGTCGTTGTCGAGGAAGGTCTCCCTGGTGATTTACAGCTATCTAAAATACGCGAACTAGAcgcatcattttcaaaattaacaAATTTCTACAACGTGACCTCTTCTGGTTCATCAAAAGAGCTTATCAGTGTAATCCAATTCCCTGGAAAAAGCGAGACTAATGAGGCGTTGAAAGTTAAAATCAAGTGGCAGAATAGAAGTTTGCGAAGCAAAGAAGGTTACTTCACCAGTGACGCAACCAGACCAACTGCGGTTAACAGAGGAACAGAAATCATGATTTtagatctgaagggaaacagtGAAGTGGAAAAAGTGGAGAAAGAATTTAAAGAGCGTTTTGGAGATAAACTCCTTAACATTGTTTTTCATGCTGAGAAGCTCATAGGTGTGGCATATTTCTCAGATAGAACATCAGCTTCTTCTGCCCTAAAATTGAAATTGACAATTAATGGAAAAGCTGTAAAGTTAGCTCCTGCCTTGTTAATATGGGCACCATTTAAT containing:
- the LOC140942546 gene encoding protein sel-1 homolog 1-like isoform X1 gives rise to the protein MNRKLSRRFLWSSLTVCGLFITICTETAFCEDSPKVENSPSESVPSSPQEEVDGKEAVQHNEQTTEQKLNKETDDNPQSWREELVEEVKQIVEQSEKHAAKAAIEEANQEKDLNEKDIKDTGKGMEGENSHEVPPRDPVQNIEDVDGAEFSSVHVVDEKKKEDVSKSSKILESSKQSDYIETAENSDSGEKKPGNDDSSNKDNQKVEEADMAEKSVDEQQQQQPTETLNKKYQEDGGKMQAGDEKRGEEVKTGQYDKKSKAKAKKGRSRKKVTERDAMDEWDSDDYDDIDSYDEGFDDEVDDDEIEDFYEDPDSTESWKMSEKPLDEAEELSDEDVSKIKEDLQEEIKQLKEENQEIKKENKELKEEVGQLLYQDATSFLNQTKPNYKKAYSLLEEAAFLHNYTKAQELVALAYLFGDHLPRNITKAVKMLEKIAGKGSAVGQQTLGFLYATGIGVNSSQAKALVYYMFAALGGNVKAQMALGYRYWAGIGVASFCESALTYYRKVANQVAEDVSLTGGAAIQRIRLIDEEEQGGSSAVLDEDLIQYYQFLADKGDVQAQVGLGQLHYQGGRGVDMDHARAFRYLQMAADAGNSNAMAYLGKMYSEGSTAVKQDNKTAFNWFKKAADNGNAIGQSGLGLMYMFGKGVEKNYEKAFQYFKMAAEQGWVDGHLQMGTMYYHGLGVRRDYKMAIKFFNLASQTGHVLAFYNLAVMHASGTGVLRSCNTATELFKNVAERGRVAQMLMEAHEAYRAGNIDTALLKYAMLAELGYEVAQSNVAYILDHGLTSVILGNETFPRALLYWTRAATQGNTAARVKVGDYHYYGYGTEIDYETAAYHYRLASEQQHNAQAMFNLGYMHERGLGMRQDIHLAKRFYDMAAQTSTDAQAPVSLALMKLGVFFMWEWVQENYGSIKFSKITNYVGEDWDIYVMTGLALLLGILLLIRRRQQ